A single window of Gossypium hirsutum isolate 1008001.06 chromosome A10, Gossypium_hirsutum_v2.1, whole genome shotgun sequence DNA harbors:
- the LOC107915981 gene encoding histidine-containing phosphotransfer protein 4, which yields MERNPMRRQLAIMRQSLFDQGHVDEQFVQLEELQDDANPNFVEEVVTLYYRDSARIILNIEQALERKPFDFRKLDAYMHQFKGSSSSIGAKKVKAESTLFREYCKSGNGEGCMRSFQQLKKEYATLRKKLGAYFQLARQAGPVETASRPK from the exons ATGGAGAGAAACCCCATGCGTAGGCAGCTTGCAATCATGAGGCAATCCCTGTTTGATCAG GGACATGTTGATGAACAATTCGTGCAGTTGGAGGAACTCCAAGATGATGCCAACCCCAATTTCGTAGAAGAAGTTGTCACCTTATACTACCGTGATTCAGCCAGAATAATCCTTAATATAGAACAGGCACT GGAGAGGAAGCCTTTTGATTTTAGAAAATTGGATGCCTATATGCATCAGTTCAAAGGAAGCAGTTCAAG CATTGGAGCCAAGAAGGTGAAAGCTGAGAGCACACTGTTTAGGGAATATTGCAAGTCTGGAAATGGAGAAGG ATGCATGAGGAGTTTCCAACAACTGAAGAAAGAATATGCAACATTGAGAAAGAAGCTTGGAGCTTATTTTCAG CTGGCAAGACAAGCTGGGCCGGTGGAGACCGCAAGTCGCCCCAAATAA